The Garra rufa chromosome 18, GarRuf1.0, whole genome shotgun sequence genome window below encodes:
- the LOC141291221 gene encoding tubulin alpha-1C chain yields MRECISVHVGQAGVQIGNACWELYCLEHGIQPDGQMPSDKTIGGGDDSFNTFFSETGAGKHVPRAVFVDLEPTVIDEVRTGTYRQLFHPEQLITGKEDAANNYARGHYTIGKELIDLVLDRIRKLADQCTGLQGFLVFHSFGGGTGSGFTSLLMERLSVDYGKKSKLEFSIYPAPQVSTAVVEPYNAILTTHTTLEHSDCAFMVDNEAIYDICRRNLDIDRPTYTNLNRLISQIVSSITASLRFDGALNVDLTEFQTNLVPYPRIHFPLATYAPVISAEKAYHEQLSVSEITNACFEPANQMVKCDPRHGKYMACCLLYRGDVVPKDVNAAIATIKTKRTIQFVDWCPTGFKVGINYQPPTVVPGGDLAKVQRAVCMLSNTTAIAEAWARLDHKFDLMYAKRAFVHWYVGEGMEEGEFSEAREDMAALEKDYEEVGAESVDGEDEGEEY; encoded by the exons ATG CGTGAGTGCATCTCTGTCCATGTTGGTCAGGCTGGAGTCCAGATCGGCAATGCCTGCTGGGAACTCTATTGTCTTGAGCACGGCATCCAGCCGGATGGGCAGATGCCCAGCGACAAAACCATTGGAGGAGGTGATGACTCCTTCAACACCTTCTTCAGTGAAACTGGAGCTGGAAAGCACGTCCCTAGAGCTGTGTTTGTAGACCTGGAGCCCACTGTCATTG ATGAGGTGCGCACTGGGACATATCGTCAGCTGTTCCACCCCGAACAGCTCATCACTGGAAAAGAAGATGCTGCCAATAACTACGCCCGAGGTCACTACACTATTGGCAAGGAGCTCATTGATCTAGTTTTGGACAGAATTCGCAAACTG GCTGACCAGTGCACAGGCCTCCAGGGTTTCCTGGTGTTCCACAGCTTTGGTGGTGGAACCGGTTCTGGCTTCACCTCTCTGCTGATGGAGCGTCTGTCTGTGGACTATGGCAAGAAGTCCAAGCTGGAGTTCTCCATCTACCCCGCTCCTCAGGTCTCCACCGCTGTGGTAGAGCCTTACAACGCCATCCTGACCACCCACACCACTCTAGAGCACTCTGACTGCGCCTTCATGGTAGACAATGAGGCCATTTACGATATTTGCCGTAGGAACCTCGACATTGACCGTCCTACTTACACTAACCTTAACAGGTTGATCAGTCAGATTGTGTCCTCCATCACAGCCTCCCTCAGGTTTGATGGTGCCCTCAATGTCGATCTGACAGAGTTCCAGACCAACTTGGTGCCCTATCCTCGTATCCACTTCCCATTGGCTACCTATGCCCCAGTGATCTCCGCAGAGAAGGCTTACCATGAGCAGCTCTCTGTTTCTGAAATCACTAATGCTTGCTTCGAGCCAGCCAATCAGATGGTGAAATGCGACCCACGTCACGGCAAGTACATGGCTTGCTGCCTGTTGTACCGTGGTGATGTGGTGCCCAAAGATGTGAACGCTGCTATCGCCACCATCAAGACCAAGCGCACCATCCAGTTTGTGGACTGGTGTCCCACTGGTTTCAAGGTCGGCATCAACTACCAGCCTCCCACTGTGGTTCCAGGTGGTGATCTGGCTAAAGTGCAGAGAGCTGTGTGCATGCTGAGCAACACCACAGCTATTGCTGAGGCCTGGGCTCGTCTCGATCATAAGTTCGATCTGATGTACGCCAAGCGTGCCTTTGTGCACTGGTATGTGGGTGAGGGTATGGAGGAGGGTGAATTCTCAGAGGCCAGAGAGGACATGGCTGCCCTGGAGAAAGATTACGAAGAGGTTGGAGCTGAGAGTGTGGATGGAGAAGATGAGGGTGAAGAATATTAG
- the tuba1a gene encoding tubulin alpha-1A chain, translating into MRECISIHVGQAGVQIGNACWELYCLEHGIQPDGQMPSDKTIGGGDDSFNTFFSETGAGKHVPRAVFVDLEPTVIDEVRTGTYRQLFHPEQLITGKEDAANNYARGHYTIGKEIIDLVLDRIRKLADQCTGLQGFLVFHSFGGGTGSGFTSLLMERLSVDYGKKSKLEFSIYPAPQVSTAVVEPYNSILTTHTTLEHSDCAFMVDNEAIYDICRRNLDIERPTYTNLNRLIGQIVSSITASLRFDGALNVDLTEFQTNLVPYPRIHFPLATYAPVISAEKAYHEQLSVSEITNACFEPANQMVKCDPRHGKYMACCLLYRGDVVPKDVNAAIATIKTKRTIQFVDWCPTGFKVGINYQPPTVVPGGDLAKVQRAVCMLSNTTAIAEAWARLDHKFDLMYAKRAFVHWYVGEGMEEGEFSEAREDMAALEKDYEEVGVDSIEGEGEEEGEEY; encoded by the exons ATG CGTGAGTGCATCTCTATCCATGTTGGTCAGGCTGGAGTCCAGATCGGCAATGCCTGCTGGGAACTGTATTGTCTTGAGCACGGCATCCAGCCGGATGGGCAGATGCCTAGCGACAAAACCATTGGAGGAGGGGATGACTCCTTCAACACCTTCTTCAGTGAGACTGGAGCTGGAAAGCACGTCCCCAGGGCTGTGTTTGTAGACCTGGAGCCCACTGTCATTG ATGAGGTGCGCACTGGGACATACCGTCAGCTGTTCCACCCTGAGCAGCTCATCACTGGAAAGGAAGATGCTGCCAATAACTACGCCCGTGGTCACTACACTATTGGAAAGGAAATCATCGACCTGGTGCTCGACAGGATTCGCAAACTG GCTGACCAGTGCACAGGCCTCCAGGGTTTCCTGGTGTTCCACAGCTTTGGTGGCGGAACCGGTTCTGGCTTCACCTCTCTGCTGATGGAGCGTCTGTCTGTGGACTATGGCAAGAAGTCCAAGCTGGAGTTCTCCATCTACCCCGCTCCTCAGGTCTCCACCGCTGTGGTAGAGCCTTACAACTCCATCCTGACCACCCACACCACCCTAGAGCACTCCGACTGCGCCTTCATGGTAGACAATGAGGCCATTTACGATATTTGCCGTAGGAACCTCGACATTGAGCGTCCTACTTATACCAACCTCAACAGGCTCATTGGCCAGATTGTGTCCTCCATCACAGCCTCCCTCAGGTTTGATGGTGCCCTCAATGTCGATCTGACAGAGTTCCAGACCAACTTGGTGCCCTATCCTCGTATCCACTTCCCATTGGCTACCTATGCCCCAGTGATCTCCGCAGAGAAGGCTTACCATGAGCAGCTCTCTGTTTCTGAAATCACTAATGCTTGCTTCGAGCCAGCCAATCAGATGGTGAAATGCGACCCACGTCACGGCAAGTACATGGCTTGCTGCCTGTTGTACCGTGGTGATGTGGTGCCCAAAGATGTGAACGCAGCAATCGCCACCATCAAGACCAAGCGCACCATCCAGTTCGTGGACTGGTGTCCCACTGGTTTCAAGGTCGGCATCAACTACCAGCCTCCCACTGTGGTTCCAGGTGGTGATCTGGCTAAAGTGCAGAGAGCCGTGTGCATGCTGAGCAACACCACAGCTATTGCTGAGGCCTGGGCTCGTCTCGATCATAAGTTCGATCTGATGTACGCCAAGCGTGCCTTTGTGCACTGGTATGTGGGTGAGGGTATGGAGGAGGGCGAGTTCTCAGAGGCCAGAGAGGACATGGCAGCCCTGGAGAAAGATTACGAGGAGGTCGGTGTTGATTCTATTGAGGGTGAGGGTGAAGAGGAGGGAGAGGAGTATTAA